The proteins below come from a single Parageobacillus thermoglucosidasius genomic window:
- the ftsL gene encoding cell division protein FtsL, producing the protein MNNTAVKIQERQRPSSRPRTRKKRKLKFRLTLGEKLLFLSFCAFAMYAAVHIVANQVKIYQINKEIQQLQETVQEQQKHNNDLYVEVQQLSTYERILKKAKELGLSLNENNVKVVQE; encoded by the coding sequence ATGAATAATACGGCGGTGAAAATTCAAGAGCGACAACGGCCATCGTCACGTCCGCGCACTCGAAAAAAGCGAAAGTTAAAATTCCGTTTGACATTAGGGGAAAAGCTTTTATTTTTATCATTTTGCGCGTTTGCCATGTATGCGGCCGTTCATATTGTGGCAAATCAAGTGAAGATTTATCAAATCAACAAAGAGATTCAACAGCTGCAAGAAACGGTGCAAGAACAGCAAAAGCATAATAACGATTTATACGTGGAAGTCCAGCAATTAAGCACATATGAGCGGATTTTGAAAAAAGCGAAAGAACTAGGTCTTTCGCTGAACGAAAATAATGTAAAAGTTGTACAGGAATGA
- a CDS encoding penicillin-binding protein: MEKKKHSNTDKGAAILFFLFSLLFFVLLARFIQLQVTGVADGQVLAVKAEEKYKQKRTIEAKRGTIFDRNGEVLAQDMPSYTVVAVLDPKMTTDPDHPRHVVDPEKTAKKLAPLLKMDVDEVKRILTKDAKQVEFGPNGRNISYELKEKIEALNLPGIGFIRDTKRFYPNGDFASYVIGYAQKEDKSEAAGKMGIEKSLDKYLREKDGYVSFAGDVSGFRLPNTKESIVPPDNGANVYLTIDQKIQTFLEDAMNDVEKQYKPKKIIAIVADPKTGKILAMATRPSFDPNKRNIQNYFNDAISYPYEPGSTMKIFTLAAAINEGVYNGNEQYRSGYYKVGRNIIRDHNKVGWGTITFNEGVQRSSNVAFSILVEEKLGEDRFLQYLHRFHFDRKTGIDLPGEAVGQIHYKYPIERVTTGFGQGTSVTPIQQIQAATAIANGGKMMKPFVIDRIVDPDTNKVIFKNEPEVVEQPITKETAQKVLDILETVVTSEKGTGRPYQIEGYRVAGKTGTAQIPSPNGGYLTGYQNYIFSFLGMAPKEDPRLIMYVAVQQPKLSYTETGAAPVSHIFTSVMKNSLQYLHIQPSSEQKTPKTKTKGIEVGSYIGRSTEEAVKELKEKQLVPIVIGNGQQIEDHLPISGDTVIAGERVMLKTNGKTVMPDVRGWSLRDVMKVAELLGLRPSIKGSGYVISQNIRPGALIKKGDYLIVELEEPEKWKERMEQEQKEAATKKNDGPVE; this comes from the coding sequence ATGGAAAAGAAAAAGCATAGCAATACAGATAAAGGAGCAGCTATATTATTTTTCCTGTTCAGTCTGCTCTTTTTTGTGTTGTTGGCCCGTTTTATTCAGTTGCAGGTAACAGGCGTTGCCGATGGCCAAGTGTTAGCGGTAAAGGCAGAAGAAAAGTATAAGCAAAAGCGCACCATCGAAGCAAAGCGCGGGACCATTTTTGACCGAAATGGCGAAGTGCTGGCCCAAGATATGCCATCCTATACGGTGGTAGCCGTTCTTGACCCGAAGATGACGACAGATCCTGATCATCCAAGACATGTCGTTGATCCCGAAAAGACGGCCAAAAAATTAGCTCCATTGCTTAAAATGGATGTGGATGAAGTCAAACGAATTTTGACAAAAGATGCAAAGCAAGTGGAATTTGGCCCGAATGGACGGAACATTAGCTATGAACTGAAGGAAAAAATCGAAGCGTTAAATTTGCCAGGGATCGGTTTTATTCGTGATACGAAACGGTTTTATCCGAACGGTGATTTTGCTTCGTACGTCATTGGCTATGCGCAAAAAGAAGACAAAAGTGAAGCAGCTGGAAAAATGGGGATTGAGAAAAGCCTGGATAAATATTTGCGCGAAAAAGACGGTTATGTGTCTTTTGCCGGGGATGTGAGCGGATTTCGCCTTCCAAACACGAAAGAGAGCATCGTTCCGCCGGATAACGGAGCGAATGTGTATTTAACGATCGATCAAAAAATACAAACGTTTTTGGAAGATGCGATGAACGATGTCGAAAAACAATATAAACCGAAAAAAATCATCGCGATTGTGGCAGATCCGAAAACAGGAAAAATTTTAGCAATGGCGACAAGACCGAGCTTTGACCCGAATAAACGCAATATACAAAACTATTTCAACGACGCGATTTCCTATCCGTATGAGCCGGGCTCGACAATGAAAATATTTACGCTTGCTGCTGCCATCAACGAAGGTGTATATAACGGGAATGAGCAATATCGGTCTGGCTACTATAAAGTGGGGCGGAATATTATTCGTGACCATAACAAAGTAGGCTGGGGAACGATAACATTTAACGAAGGAGTACAGCGCTCTTCTAATGTCGCTTTTTCCATTTTAGTAGAAGAAAAATTGGGAGAAGACCGCTTTTTGCAATATTTGCACCGTTTCCATTTTGATCGGAAAACAGGGATAGACCTTCCGGGAGAGGCGGTCGGACAAATTCATTATAAATATCCGATTGAAAGAGTAACGACAGGGTTCGGCCAAGGAACATCGGTGACGCCGATTCAGCAAATTCAGGCAGCAACAGCGATCGCGAACGGCGGAAAAATGATGAAGCCTTTTGTCATCGATCGCATCGTCGATCCAGATACTAACAAAGTGATTTTCAAAAACGAGCCGGAAGTAGTGGAACAGCCGATTACAAAAGAAACGGCGCAAAAAGTGCTAGATATATTGGAAACGGTCGTTACTTCGGAAAAAGGCACGGGGCGTCCGTACCAAATCGAGGGGTATCGGGTCGCCGGAAAAACCGGAACGGCGCAAATTCCGTCGCCAAACGGCGGATATTTAACCGGCTATCAAAACTATATTTTTTCCTTTTTAGGAATGGCCCCGAAAGAAGATCCGCGCTTAATTATGTACGTCGCTGTCCAGCAGCCAAAACTATCTTATACGGAGACAGGAGCGGCCCCTGTTTCTCACATTTTTACGAGCGTCATGAAAAACAGCCTGCAATATTTGCATATTCAGCCTTCTTCCGAACAGAAAACGCCAAAAACAAAAACGAAAGGAATTGAAGTTGGCTCCTATATAGGCCGTTCAACGGAAGAAGCAGTAAAAGAATTAAAGGAAAAACAGCTCGTTCCGATTGTCATCGGAAATGGACAGCAAATTGAAGATCATCTGCCAATATCCGGCGATACGGTCATTGCTGGAGAACGGGTGATGCTCAAAACAAACGGAAAAACAGTGATGCCGGACGTGCGCGGCTGGTCGCTGCGCGATGTCATGAAAGTGGCGGAACTTCTTGGGCTTCGTCCGAGCATCAAAGGAAGCGGATATGTCATCAGCCAAAATATTCGCCCAGGCGCGCTGATAAAAAAAGGGGATTACTTAATTGTAGAACTGGAAGAACCGGAAAAGTGGAAGGAAAGGATGGAACAAGAACAAAAGGAAGCAGCAACGAAGAAAAATGACGGTCCAGTTGAGTAA
- a CDS encoding stage V sporulation protein D, producing MRVSHVTVRKRLMIVFLVGVLIFAIIDIRLGYVQLIIGDMLTERAKNSWSRNIPFEPKRGEILDRNGVPIATNMSAPTVYVIPRQIENPAETAEKLAKALNMPVEKAYRHITKKTSIERIPEGRKISNEKANEIRALGLKGVYIAEDTKRYYPFGSYLSHVLGFTGIDNQGLMGLELYYDKELRGQRGSVQFYSDAKGKRMPNMTDEYTPPTDGLDLMLTIDSRIQTIVERELDIAEAKYNPDGIIAIAMNPNTGEILAMASRPTFDPANYRNVPPEIYNRNLPVWSTYEPGSTFKIITLAAALEEKKVDLLNDHFYDPGYVKVAGATLRCWKKGGHGSQTFLEVVQNSCNPGFVELGQRLGKEKLFDYIKQFGFGEKTGIDLQGEGTGILFDLKRVGPVEQATTSFGQGVSVTPIQQVAAVSAAVNGGILYTPYVAKQWVDPETGKVIIRNTPKAKRRVISEETSKQVRYALESVVAQGTGKGAYVEGYRVGGKTGTAQKAKGGRYLTDNYIVSFIGFAPADDPQLVVYVAVDNPKGTVQFGGVVSAPIVGKIMGDSLRVLGVKPRKGQMEKERAWNDPKMVEVPNLIGLSKKDLQQQLFNLKLDVSGEGDVVIEQAPKPGVKVKEGSTIRIYLAAETETFREGE from the coding sequence ATGCGCGTTTCTCACGTCACTGTCCGCAAGCGGCTGATGATCGTGTTTCTCGTTGGAGTGCTTATTTTCGCCATTATTGACATTCGCCTCGGGTATGTTCAATTGATTATCGGGGATATGTTAACGGAACGGGCGAAAAATTCATGGAGCAGGAACATTCCGTTTGAACCGAAGCGGGGGGAAATTTTGGACCGCAACGGCGTTCCGATCGCCACGAACATGAGCGCCCCCACTGTATATGTCATTCCGCGCCAAATTGAAAATCCGGCGGAAACAGCGGAAAAATTGGCGAAAGCATTAAATATGCCTGTGGAAAAGGCGTACCGACACATTACGAAAAAGACCTCCATTGAACGCATTCCGGAAGGGCGAAAAATATCGAATGAAAAAGCAAATGAAATTCGCGCGCTCGGCCTGAAAGGGGTATATATCGCGGAAGATACGAAACGTTATTACCCGTTCGGCAGTTATTTGTCGCATGTTTTAGGATTTACCGGCATCGATAATCAAGGTTTGATGGGGCTGGAGCTTTACTACGATAAAGAATTGAGGGGCCAGCGCGGGTCGGTGCAATTTTATTCGGATGCGAAAGGAAAAAGAATGCCGAATATGACGGACGAATATACGCCACCGACAGACGGATTGGATTTGATGCTTACGATTGATTCGCGCATCCAAACAATCGTGGAGCGAGAGCTTGATATCGCCGAAGCAAAATACAATCCAGACGGCATCATTGCGATCGCGATGAACCCGAATACAGGGGAAATTTTGGCGATGGCGAGCCGCCCAACGTTTGACCCGGCAAATTATCGAAACGTGCCGCCGGAAATCTACAATCGTAACTTGCCGGTTTGGAGCACATATGAACCTGGATCGACGTTTAAAATTATCACGCTTGCCGCAGCGCTGGAAGAAAAAAAAGTCGACTTATTGAACGATCATTTTTATGATCCGGGATATGTAAAAGTAGCTGGCGCAACGCTGCGCTGCTGGAAAAAAGGCGGGCATGGCTCGCAAACTTTTTTAGAAGTTGTGCAAAATTCATGCAATCCGGGCTTTGTCGAGCTGGGGCAGCGGCTTGGAAAAGAAAAGCTATTTGATTATATAAAACAATTTGGCTTCGGGGAAAAAACCGGAATTGATCTGCAAGGGGAAGGAACCGGAATTTTATTTGATTTGAAACGTGTTGGGCCTGTCGAACAAGCGACAACGTCCTTCGGTCAAGGGGTGTCGGTGACGCCGATTCAGCAGGTTGCCGCTGTTTCTGCGGCGGTCAATGGCGGAATTTTGTATACCCCATATGTTGCGAAACAATGGGTTGATCCTGAGACAGGAAAGGTGATCATCCGCAATACACCAAAAGCGAAGCGCCGCGTTATTTCCGAGGAAACGTCCAAACAAGTTCGCTATGCGCTTGAAAGCGTCGTTGCCCAAGGAACAGGAAAAGGCGCTTACGTCGAAGGATATCGCGTCGGCGGAAAAACGGGAACGGCGCAAAAAGCGAAAGGCGGGCGATATTTAACGGACAACTATATCGTTTCATTTATCGGCTTTGCTCCGGCGGATGACCCGCAGCTTGTTGTTTATGTTGCTGTTGACAACCCGAAAGGAACGGTGCAGTTTGGCGGCGTTGTCTCTGCCCCAATTGTCGGAAAAATTATGGGAGACAGTTTGCGCGTGCTTGGCGTCAAACCAAGGAAAGGCCAAATGGAAAAAGAGCGGGCGTGGAATGATCCGAAAATGGTCGAAGTGCCGAATTTAATCGGCTTATCGAAAAAAGACTTGCAACAGCAACTTTTTAACTTAAAATTAGATGTTAGTGGAGAAGGTGACGTTGTCATTGAGCAAGCTCCAAAACCTGGAGTGAAAGTAAAAGAAGGTTCGACCATTCGCATCTATTTGGCAGCAGAAACAGAGACATTCCGTGAAGGCGAATAA
- a CDS encoding UDP-N-acetylmuramoyl-L-alanyl-D-glutamate--2,6-diaminopimelate ligase: MKLQTLLSYLHDLTPYVGENPTITSIEMDSRQVKKGALFICIKGFTVDGHDFAKQAVENGAVAIIAERPLDVDVPVIVVRDSRRAMAVLADAFYGQPTHRLHLIGVTGTNGKTTTTHIIEQIVRKANKKTGLIGTVHIKIGDDAYPTQNTTPESLLLQRTFKQMADEGVDVAIMEVSSHALHMGRVHGCDYDVAVFTNLTQDHLDYHGTMEEYRNAKGLLFAQLGNRYDHERPKFAVLNNDDPASQYYKHMTAATVITYGTKTDSDIMAKRIDIVPNGMAFDLITPHGTARVKTKLIGLFNVYNLLAAVSACLVSGIPFPVIVEAIEEISGVAGRFETVDEGQDFTVIVDYAHTPDSLENVLKTAQQFARKNVYVVVGCGGDRDRTKRPLMAKVAVQYADVAIFTSDNPRSEDPEQILRDMEAGVPGERYVTIVDRKEAIYYAIEQAQEGDIVLIAGKGHETYQIIGDRVIAFDDRLVAREAIKERKKIC, encoded by the coding sequence GTGAAGCTGCAGACGCTGCTTTCGTATTTGCATGATTTAACACCATATGTCGGCGAAAACCCGACGATCACTTCCATTGAAATGGATTCGCGACAAGTAAAAAAAGGGGCATTGTTTATTTGCATCAAAGGGTTTACCGTCGATGGGCACGATTTTGCGAAACAGGCAGTAGAAAACGGGGCTGTAGCAATCATTGCCGAACGCCCTCTCGATGTCGATGTGCCTGTGATTGTCGTCCGCGATAGCCGGCGGGCGATGGCAGTGCTCGCCGATGCGTTTTACGGGCAGCCGACCCATCGGTTGCATTTGATCGGCGTTACGGGCACAAACGGAAAAACGACAACGACTCATATAATAGAGCAGATTGTAAGAAAGGCAAATAAAAAAACAGGGTTAATCGGGACGGTACATATTAAAATTGGCGATGATGCGTATCCAACGCAAAATACGACGCCCGAATCGCTGCTGTTGCAGCGGACGTTTAAGCAGATGGCCGACGAAGGAGTCGATGTTGCCATCATGGAAGTGTCTTCACATGCCCTTCATATGGGGCGCGTGCACGGTTGTGACTATGATGTTGCCGTGTTTACCAATTTAACGCAAGATCATCTCGATTACCATGGGACGATGGAAGAATATCGCAATGCGAAAGGGCTGCTATTTGCCCAGCTTGGAAATCGTTATGACCATGAGCGTCCTAAGTTTGCGGTGTTAAACAATGATGATCCTGCTTCACAATACTATAAGCATATGACGGCAGCGACCGTGATTACATACGGAACGAAAACAGACAGCGATATTATGGCAAAGCGGATTGATATCGTCCCGAACGGAATGGCGTTTGATCTGATCACACCGCACGGTACGGCCCGCGTTAAAACGAAATTAATCGGATTGTTTAATGTATATAATTTACTTGCAGCCGTTTCCGCTTGTCTTGTATCAGGGATTCCATTTCCTGTTATTGTGGAGGCGATTGAAGAAATTTCCGGAGTTGCGGGACGGTTTGAAACAGTCGATGAAGGGCAAGACTTTACAGTAATCGTAGATTATGCCCATACGCCAGATAGCTTGGAAAATGTCTTAAAAACGGCTCAGCAATTTGCCCGGAAAAACGTTTATGTTGTTGTTGGCTGCGGCGGCGACCGAGATCGTACAAAACGGCCGCTGATGGCAAAAGTGGCGGTCCAATACGCCGATGTGGCCATTTTCACTTCTGACAACCCGCGTTCCGAAGATCCTGAGCAAATTTTGCGTGATATGGAAGCAGGCGTTCCCGGGGAGCGTTATGTGACGATCGTGGACCGCAAAGAGGCGATTTATTACGCGATTGAACAAGCGCAAGAAGGCGACATTGTTTTAATCGCGGGCAAAGGGCATGAAACGTATCAAATCATCGGTGATCGCGTCATTGCTTTTGATGACCGGCTTGTTGCCAGGGAAGCGATTAAGGAGCGGAAGAAGATATGCTGA
- the mraY gene encoding phospho-N-acetylmuramoyl-pentapeptide-transferase translates to MLEQVIVFAIVLSFLITVILSPMFIPFLRRLKFGQSIREEGPKSHQKKSGTPTMGGIMILLSIVVTTVWMTQKFATLSVETYLLLFVTIGYGLLGFLDDFIKVVMKRNLGLTSKQKFIGQLIIAIVFYIVYQRSGFSTALHIPGTDLSINLGFGYVLLLIFMLVGGSNAVNLTDGLDGLLAGTAAIAFGAYAVLAWNQGQYDISIFCVSVVGAVLGFLVFNAHPAKVFMGDTGSLALGGAIATVAILTKLEILLVIIGGVFVIETLSVIIQVISFKTTGKRVFRMSPLHHHYELLGWSEWRVVVTFWAVGLLFAMLGIYIEVWI, encoded by the coding sequence ATGCTAGAGCAAGTCATTGTTTTTGCCATCGTTCTTTCATTTTTGATTACTGTTATATTGTCGCCGATGTTTATTCCGTTTTTAAGACGGTTGAAATTCGGGCAAAGCATTCGGGAAGAAGGGCCGAAGTCGCATCAAAAAAAGTCGGGCACCCCGACGATGGGAGGAATTATGATTTTGCTTTCCATCGTCGTGACAACGGTTTGGATGACGCAAAAGTTTGCGACCCTTTCCGTTGAAACGTATTTGCTGCTGTTTGTGACGATAGGGTATGGACTGCTTGGCTTTTTAGATGATTTTATTAAAGTGGTCATGAAGCGGAATCTTGGTTTGACGAGCAAACAAAAATTCATTGGTCAGTTAATCATTGCCATTGTTTTTTACATTGTGTATCAGCGCAGCGGTTTTTCCACTGCTTTGCATATTCCGGGAACAGATCTTTCTATTAATCTCGGGTTTGGCTATGTGCTATTGCTTATTTTTATGCTTGTCGGCGGTTCGAATGCAGTCAATTTAACCGACGGACTTGACGGCTTATTGGCTGGGACGGCGGCCATTGCATTCGGCGCTTATGCGGTTCTTGCTTGGAACCAAGGCCAGTATGACATTTCTATTTTTTGTGTCTCTGTTGTTGGGGCGGTGCTTGGATTTTTAGTCTTTAACGCCCATCCGGCGAAAGTATTTATGGGGGATACCGGGTCGCTTGCATTAGGCGGGGCGATCGCGACTGTCGCTATTTTAACGAAGCTGGAAATATTGCTCGTTATTATTGGCGGCGTCTTTGTGATTGAAACATTGTCTGTCATTATTCAAGTCATTTCCTTTAAAACAACGGGAAAACGCGTGTTTCGCATGAGCCCGTTGCATCATCATTACGAGTTGCTCGGCTGGTCGGAGTGGCGCGTTGTCGTCACGTTCTGGGCGGTCGGCTTATTATTTGCAATGCTAGGAATCTATATCGAGGTGTGGATCTAA
- the murD gene encoding UDP-N-acetylmuramoyl-L-alanine--D-glutamate ligase has protein sequence MKQTAFYQQHRVLVIGLAKSGFAAAKLLHELGAIVTVNDRKPFEENEEAQRLEQLGIRVVCGGHPLELLDEPFDLIVKNPGIPYTNPIVKKAIEKHLPVITEVELAYHISEAPFIGITGSNGKTTTTTLIYEMLREGEKRPLLAGNIGVAACEVAQKAEANNWLVTELSSFQLAGIRDFRPHISVLLNIFDAHLDYHGTKEAYAQAKANIFKNQTNEDYAVVNADDELVMRLAENSCAQKVIFSATKKLDSGAYIKDGWIYWNDEAVIAVSDIVLPGKHNLENILAAVAVAKLTGVDNKAIAKVLTTFTGVKHRLQYIATIDGRKFFNDSKATNILATQRALSAFEKDSVILLAGGLDRGNEFDALLPYLHNVKAIILFGQTAAKIARVAKQAGIETIEYVDNVEKAVPVAYRLSEPGDVILLSPACASWDQYKTFEQRGDIFINAVHKLK, from the coding sequence TTGAAACAGACAGCTTTTTATCAACAACATCGGGTGTTAGTCATCGGTTTAGCGAAAAGCGGATTTGCCGCGGCAAAATTGCTTCACGAGCTTGGAGCGATCGTCACAGTAAACGATCGCAAGCCGTTTGAAGAAAATGAAGAAGCGCAACGGTTAGAACAATTGGGAATTCGGGTGGTTTGCGGCGGGCATCCGCTTGAGCTCTTGGATGAGCCGTTTGATCTTATCGTGAAAAATCCTGGTATTCCATATACGAATCCAATCGTCAAAAAAGCGATCGAAAAACATTTGCCGGTGATCACGGAAGTGGAGTTAGCGTACCATATTTCCGAAGCGCCATTTATCGGAATCACCGGTTCTAATGGAAAAACAACAACAACGACATTAATTTATGAAATGCTGCGTGAAGGGGAAAAACGCCCGCTGCTTGCCGGAAACATCGGAGTGGCCGCCTGTGAAGTGGCGCAAAAAGCGGAAGCAAACAATTGGCTTGTAACGGAACTTTCCTCTTTTCAGCTGGCGGGAATTCGCGACTTTCGCCCGCACATTTCCGTTTTATTAAACATTTTTGATGCGCATTTAGATTACCACGGCACAAAAGAAGCTTATGCGCAGGCCAAAGCGAATATTTTTAAAAACCAGACAAATGAAGATTATGCGGTTGTCAATGCTGACGATGAACTTGTTATGCGGCTTGCGGAGAATTCCTGCGCGCAAAAAGTTATTTTTTCCGCAACGAAAAAATTAGATAGCGGCGCTTATATAAAAGACGGATGGATCTATTGGAACGATGAAGCAGTGATTGCGGTTTCCGACATTGTGCTTCCTGGAAAACATAATTTAGAAAATATATTGGCGGCTGTTGCTGTTGCGAAATTAACAGGTGTTGACAATAAAGCGATCGCCAAGGTTTTAACAACGTTTACGGGAGTGAAGCACCGGCTTCAATATATTGCTACGATTGATGGAAGAAAGTTTTTCAATGATTCAAAAGCGACAAACATTCTTGCGACACAAAGAGCATTGTCCGCTTTTGAAAAAGATTCTGTCATCCTTTTGGCAGGCGGACTTGACCGCGGCAATGAATTCGATGCACTTCTTCCTTATTTGCATAATGTGAAGGCGATCATATTGTTTGGGCAAACGGCGGCAAAAATCGCCCGCGTTGCTAAACAGGCGGGAATAGAAACGATCGAATATGTCGATAATGTGGAAAAAGCCGTGCCGGTTGCCTATCGCTTGTCCGAACCGGGTGACGTCATTTTACTATCGCCGGCATGCGCGAGCTGGGATCAATATAAAACTTTTGAACAGAGAGGGGACATTTTTATCAACGCCGTGCATAAGTTGAAATAG
- the spoVE gene encoding stage V sporulation protein E, which translates to MPRKKSTPDFLLIILTFSLLAIGLIMVYSASAIWAEYRFHDSFFFAKRQLLFAGVGIIAMFLIMNIDYWMWRDWSKALIIVCFVLLVLVLIPGVGMVRNGSRSWIGVGAFSIQPSEFMKLAMIAFLAKYLSENQKNITSFKRGLLPALALLFVAFGMIMLQPDLGTGTVMVGTCIAMIFVAGARISHFIGLGVLGLAGFAALVLSAPYRIKRITSFLNPWEDPLGSGFQIIQSLYAIGPGGLFGLGLGQSRQKFFYLPEPQTDFIFAILAEELGFIGGSLVLLLFSLLLWRGVRIALGAPDLYGSFLAIGIICMVAIQVMINIGVVTGLMPVTGITLPFLSYGGSSLTLMLMAIGVLLNISKHARY; encoded by the coding sequence TTGCCGCGGAAAAAGTCTACGCCTGATTTTTTGCTGATTATCCTTACGTTTTCACTGCTGGCGATCGGGCTTATTATGGTGTATAGCGCCAGTGCGATTTGGGCGGAATATAGGTTTCACGATTCGTTTTTCTTCGCGAAGCGGCAACTTTTATTTGCCGGTGTGGGAATCATCGCGATGTTCTTGATTATGAATATCGATTATTGGATGTGGCGCGATTGGTCAAAAGCGCTTATAATCGTATGTTTCGTCTTGCTTGTTCTTGTATTAATCCCTGGGGTCGGGATGGTGCGCAACGGATCGCGCAGCTGGATTGGCGTTGGCGCGTTTTCCATTCAGCCGTCAGAATTTATGAAACTCGCCATGATCGCATTTTTGGCGAAATATTTATCAGAAAACCAAAAAAATATTACCTCGTTTAAACGCGGTCTGCTTCCTGCCTTGGCGCTCCTGTTTGTTGCCTTTGGAATGATCATGCTTCAGCCGGACTTAGGAACCGGCACAGTAATGGTCGGCACATGTATTGCCATGATTTTTGTCGCCGGCGCTCGCATCAGCCATTTTATCGGATTGGGAGTGCTTGGACTGGCAGGGTTTGCTGCGCTTGTTTTGTCGGCGCCGTACCGGATAAAGCGGATCACTTCGTTTTTAAATCCTTGGGAAGACCCGCTCGGAAGCGGGTTTCAAATTATCCAGTCGCTGTACGCGATTGGTCCTGGCGGATTGTTTGGCTTAGGATTGGGACAAAGCCGGCAAAAGTTTTTTTATTTGCCGGAACCGCAAACAGATTTTATTTTTGCGATTTTGGCAGAGGAGCTTGGGTTTATTGGCGGATCGCTTGTGCTGCTTTTATTTAGTTTGCTGCTTTGGCGCGGGGTCCGCATCGCTCTTGGCGCGCCGGATTTGTACGGGAGTTTTCTCGCTATCGGCATTATTTGTATGGTGGCGATTCAAGTGATGATTAATATCGGGGTGGTTACAGGACTAATGCCGGTAACGGGAATCACATTGCCGTTTTTAAGCTATGGCGGTTCGTCGCTGACGTTGATGTTAATGGCGATCGGCGTTTTGCTCAATATAAGCAAACACGCGAGATATTAG
- the murB gene encoding UDP-N-acetylmuramate dehydrogenase, translating into MKAMIKELANANVGKVKEREPLANHTTMKVGGPADVLIEPSSIESLQNAIAIVKKYEVPWRAIGRGSNLLVSDEGIEGVVIKMDEGLDELHVDGETVTVGGGYSLVRLATLMSKQGLSGLEFAGGIPGSVGGAVYMNAGAHGSDMSQIVKRALILFPDGTMEWLTNEEMEFAYRTSVLQTKRRGICVAAELRLASGNREKIVAKMRENKDYRRKTQPWDKPCAGSIFRNPLPQHAGRLIEEAGLKGYAIGGAKISEQHANFIVNTGNAKAKDVLDLIRFVKKTINELYGIHLQTEVEIIGRKL; encoded by the coding sequence ATGAAGGCAATGATAAAAGAATTGGCAAACGCCAATGTCGGAAAAGTAAAGGAGCGGGAGCCTTTAGCGAACCATACGACAATGAAAGTCGGCGGCCCTGCGGATGTCTTGATTGAACCGTCCAGCATAGAAAGTTTGCAAAACGCAATAGCGATTGTGAAAAAGTATGAAGTGCCGTGGCGCGCAATTGGCCGCGGTTCCAATTTGCTTGTTTCGGACGAAGGGATCGAAGGGGTTGTCATCAAAATGGACGAAGGATTGGATGAATTGCATGTTGACGGGGAAACCGTGACGGTCGGCGGCGGATATTCATTAGTACGTCTTGCCACATTAATGAGCAAACAAGGATTATCCGGATTGGAATTTGCCGGCGGAATTCCTGGTTCAGTTGGAGGAGCGGTTTATATGAACGCGGGGGCGCACGGTTCCGATATGTCGCAAATCGTCAAAAGGGCGCTCATTTTATTTCCGGACGGGACAATGGAATGGCTGACGAACGAAGAAATGGAATTTGCGTACCGCACTTCTGTGTTGCAAACAAAGCGGCGCGGAATTTGCGTAGCGGCGGAACTCCGGCTTGCTTCCGGGAACCGTGAAAAAATTGTTGCCAAAATGCGGGAAAACAAAGACTACCGCCGCAAGACACAGCCGTGGGATAAACCATGCGCGGGCAGCATTTTCCGCAATCCTTTACCGCAGCACGCCGGAAGGCTGATCGAGGAGGCTGGCTTAAAGGGATATGCCATTGGCGGCGCAAAAATTTCAGAACAGCATGCGAATTTTATCGTTAATACGGGAAACGCGAAGGCGAAAGACGTGCTGGACTTAATTCGCTTCGTAAAAAAAACGATTAATGAGTTGTACGGCATTCATTTGCAGACAGAAGTAGAAATTATTGGCCGGAAGTTGTAA